In Acidimicrobiales bacterium, a single window of DNA contains:
- a CDS encoding VOC family protein produces the protein MGLKGFSHIGICVRDLDLSTRFYTEVLGFQELFTVDFDDEYVATMERSGRFTSRILRRDDLRIELLRWADGQTIGDGARRPMNAIGLTHLAFRVDTIDELNEIARRAGGDVWPETLSTVKGLGIDRGSVENIYLTDPDGVRIECMTGTPDFASM, from the coding sequence ATGGGACTGAAGGGCTTCTCGCACATCGGCATCTGCGTCCGCGATCTCGACCTGTCGACCCGCTTCTACACCGAAGTGCTTGGCTTCCAGGAACTCTTCACGGTCGACTTCGACGATGAATACGTCGCGACCATGGAACGGTCCGGGAGATTCACGTCGCGAATCCTGCGCCGCGACGACCTGCGCATTGAGTTGCTGCGGTGGGCAGATGGACAAACGATCGGAGACGGTGCTCGCCGGCCGATGAATGCGATCGGTCTTACGCACCTTGCCTTCAGAGTCGACACGATCGACGAGTTAAACGAGATCGCTCGGCGGGCCGGAGGTGACGTCTGGCCGGAAACGCTCAGCACCGTGAAGGGCCTGGGGATCGATCGCGGTTCCGTCGAGAACATCTACCTCACCGATCCTGACGGCGTGAGAATCGAATGCATGACCGGCACCCCGGACTTCGCCTCGATGTGA
- a CDS encoding phosphotransferase: MDRSPAQEWMERYVRPARSVELTHERPWSTVLRIPLAEGVAWFKECGKLQAFEPRLTSDLFSRWPDRVPEVLAVDETRGWLLLADAGTRIGDLGNLPEYWLKILPLYAELQRGEATRISDHLAHGVPDLRVESLPARIDELLKRDLPLSSQDRQRLRAFSPRFEQLCGELSSQSIPDTVQHDDLHMNNVYVNGDRLRVLDWGDSSISHPFASLVATFRFLEERNGITADDPWYTRIRDAYLEPWGIGLTDVLDLALRVGTIAHAIAAIRQRTGLRGAARARFDQDLAIRLKRAATSATR; the protein is encoded by the coding sequence GTGGACCGTTCCCCCGCACAGGAATGGATGGAGAGATACGTCAGGCCCGCTCGCTCTGTCGAACTGACTCACGAGCGCCCATGGTCGACTGTGCTGCGAATCCCACTCGCTGAAGGGGTGGCGTGGTTCAAGGAGTGCGGGAAGCTGCAGGCATTCGAGCCCCGGCTGACCTCTGACCTTTTCTCCAGGTGGCCTGATCGGGTCCCCGAGGTGCTGGCCGTTGACGAAACACGTGGCTGGCTGCTGCTCGCTGACGCCGGCACTCGGATCGGTGACCTCGGAAATCTGCCCGAGTATTGGCTGAAAATCCTTCCCCTTTACGCCGAACTTCAGCGAGGCGAGGCGACCCGTATCTCCGATCACCTTGCGCACGGCGTTCCGGACCTTCGGGTCGAGAGCCTGCCCGCCCGGATCGACGAGCTATTGAAACGCGACCTGCCCTTAAGCAGCCAAGATCGACAAAGACTGCGGGCCTTCTCGCCCCGCTTCGAGCAACTCTGCGGCGAGCTGTCATCGCAGTCGATCCCCGACACGGTCCAGCATGACGATCTGCACATGAACAACGTGTACGTCAACGGTGACCGCCTACGAGTTCTTGATTGGGGTGACTCGTCGATCTCCCATCCCTTCGCATCACTTGTGGCGACGTTCCGATTCCTGGAGGAACGGAACGGGATCACGGCTGACGACCCCTGGTACACCCGGATTCGGGACGCCTACCTCGAGCCATGGGGTATAGGTCTCACCGACGTACTCGATCTGGCTCTACGGGTCGGCACCATCGCCCACGCCATAGCAGCTATCCGCCAGCGAACCGGGTTGCGAGGAGCGGCTAGAGCGCGCTTCGACCAAGACCTCGCGATCCGACTTAAGCGGGCCGCAACCTCTGCCACCCGGTGA
- a CDS encoding LysR family transcriptional regulator — translation MELDLRLVRYFVAVADELHFGRAAARLHLAQPALSRQIRKLEDQLGYRLLERDSRHVTLTGRGEKFLADARELLRVADRMRQPGEANRVRVAHIFELSTSRMVVDAYCKARPDVELVERAMDSMSQLNALLCDRLDVAILRVTPEMLANHPKGWSHTLLRLEPMRLVGRTGDASRTTRSLFERPVEVFGDDTDSGLYNAHGNYLTALEQEVGIRMQWLGTPGAFSHCLKIVQRSTASAFLLEFDSYARLYASEGLPVSDPAELRPHYPWSIAWRDGPLFQAAAEFLEIAHETAANNEWRSFEAGEVPPWLPSDDPVAQEVGNGTLMIRRGK, via the coding sequence ATGGAGCTTGACCTGCGGCTGGTGCGCTACTTCGTGGCCGTGGCTGATGAGCTGCATTTCGGACGGGCGGCAGCCAGGCTCCACCTGGCTCAGCCGGCTCTCTCAAGGCAGATCCGCAAGCTTGAGGACCAGCTCGGGTACCGGCTCCTGGAGCGGGATTCCCGTCACGTAACCCTGACCGGTCGAGGGGAGAAGTTCCTTGCAGATGCTCGTGAACTGCTCCGCGTGGCGGACCGGATGCGACAGCCAGGGGAGGCCAACCGGGTTCGCGTCGCCCACATATTCGAGTTGTCAACGAGCCGAATGGTCGTCGACGCCTACTGCAAGGCGAGACCCGATGTAGAACTGGTCGAGAGGGCCATGGACAGCATGTCCCAACTGAACGCTCTCCTCTGCGACCGCCTAGATGTCGCGATCCTCCGCGTCACTCCCGAGATGCTGGCTAACCACCCCAAGGGCTGGTCGCATACGCTGTTGCGGCTCGAACCAATGCGACTGGTCGGACGAACGGGCGATGCGTCACGAACCACGAGATCACTGTTCGAAAGACCTGTGGAAGTCTTCGGGGACGATACTGACTCCGGCCTCTACAACGCCCACGGCAACTATCTAACTGCCCTCGAACAAGAAGTGGGCATTCGCATGCAATGGCTGGGCACTCCCGGCGCATTCAGTCATTGCCTCAAAATCGTCCAGAGGTCAACCGCATCGGCGTTCCTGCTTGAGTTCGACAGCTACGCTCGGCTCTACGCCTCGGAGGGCTTACCGGTGTCCGACCCAGCCGAACTACGTCCCCATTACCCGTGGTCGATCGCTTGGCGAGACGGACCGCTCTTCCAAGCAGCCGCCGAGTTCCTCGAAATCGCTCACGAAACCGCAGCAAACAACGAATGGCGAAGCTTCGAAGCCGGCGAGGTACCGCCATGGCTACCGTCCGACGATCCCGTCGCTCAAGAAGTCGGCAACGGCACATTGATGATCCGACGAGGCAAATAG
- a CDS encoding alpha/beta hydrolase: MAVNRRPVVFIHGLWLHSTSWTPWVELFADSGYDPIAPGWPNEPATVVEARKQPDLVANIGIDEITDHMAGIIESLDESPIVIGHSFGGLIAEKLLGEDHGAAAVAIDPAQIKGVLPLPLAQLRAGLPALGNPANLHKSVSLTEKEFRFGFGNALSEEESSELFEKWTIPSPAKPLFQAAVANFSLHSPAKVNTANEGRGPLLLISGTADHTVPDVVTRSTLKQYRESAAVTELRQFEGRGHSLTIDSGWKDVAGAILEWLNSKGL, translated from the coding sequence ATGGCCGTCAATCGCAGGCCCGTAGTTTTCATCCACGGATTGTGGCTGCACTCAACCAGCTGGACCCCATGGGTCGAGCTCTTCGCTGACTCCGGATACGACCCAATCGCCCCAGGCTGGCCCAACGAACCGGCAACCGTCGTGGAAGCCCGAAAGCAGCCTGACCTTGTCGCCAATATCGGGATCGACGAGATCACCGACCACATGGCCGGGATCATCGAATCACTCGACGAATCACCGATCGTCATAGGCCACTCCTTTGGAGGCCTTATCGCCGAGAAGCTCTTAGGCGAAGATCACGGCGCCGCCGCGGTAGCGATCGACCCTGCCCAGATCAAGGGAGTCCTTCCCTTGCCACTGGCCCAACTACGAGCCGGCTTGCCAGCGTTGGGAAACCCCGCGAACCTTCACAAATCGGTGTCTCTCACCGAGAAGGAGTTCCGATTCGGTTTCGGGAACGCGCTCTCCGAGGAAGAATCGAGTGAGCTGTTCGAGAAATGGACGATCCCGTCCCCGGCGAAGCCGTTGTTCCAGGCCGCGGTTGCGAACTTCTCGCTGCACTCCCCGGCCAAAGTCAATACCGCTAACGAGGGACGAGGCCCGCTCCTGTTGATCTCCGGGACCGCTGACCACACCGTCCCTGACGTTGTCACGCGATCCACGCTCAAGCAGTACAGAGAATCGGCCGCCGTGACCGAACTTAGGCAGTTCGAAGGGCGGGGCCACTCGCTAACCATCGACAGTGGCTGGAAGGACGTCGCCGGGGCGATCCTCGAGTGGCTCAACAGCAAGGGACTCTGA
- a CDS encoding TetR-like C-terminal domain-containing protein produces MSEAVYVGDDGGGGIDYGAVEEGRFVCPDLVGVVVPERVVRQEAGSALGVVNNCDFEQPPIRPEHLDDLFDESDVIDYFGSDSTAGDPAAALRRLNAIGVAYLEFARQEPGLFATAFSVPQQHSYGVPDDDTGAHPTPLTQLRTVLDELVEAHILDRRRREGIEYPIWSVVHGLAVLTGQGPLRDLPDTSRRHLEQLASTFIGFALA; encoded by the coding sequence GTGTCGGAGGCGGTTTACGTCGGTGATGACGGTGGCGGTGGGATCGACTACGGCGCGGTCGAGGAGGGTAGATTCGTCTGCCCCGATTTGGTCGGCGTAGTGGTTCCGGAACGAGTTGTCCGCCAAGAAGCCGGTTCCGCACTGGGTGTGGTGAATAACTGCGACTTCGAACAACCGCCCATCAGGCCGGAACATCTCGACGATTTGTTTGATGAAAGCGATGTCATCGACTACTTCGGGTCTGACTCGACCGCCGGCGACCCCGCCGCGGCGCTTCGTCGTCTAAACGCTATCGGGGTCGCATATCTCGAGTTCGCTCGCCAGGAACCGGGCCTGTTCGCAACCGCGTTTTCGGTACCACAGCAACATTCTTACGGCGTCCCCGACGACGACACCGGTGCCCACCCCACTCCGCTAACCCAGCTCCGCACCGTGCTCGACGAGCTCGTCGAAGCACACATCCTCGACCGCCGCCGCCGCGAGGGAATCGAGTACCCCATCTGGTCGGTCGTACACGGCCTAGCAGTCCTTACCGGACAAGGTCCCCTGCGAGACCTCCCCGACACCAGCCGGCGACACCTCGAGCAGCTCGCCTCAACGTTCATCGGCTTCGCTCTCGCCTGA
- a CDS encoding SIMPL domain-containing protein (The SIMPL domain is named for its presence in mouse protein SIMPL (signalling molecule that associates with mouse pelle-like kinase). Bacterial member BP26, from Brucella, was shown to assemble into a channel-like structure, while YggE from E. coli has been associated with resistance to oxidative stress.), translated as MAQNDIPQNVIVVEGRGTVEISPDLAVLHVNLEADADSAGEALSIVSDRSTSVLSAVRQHEIDDTDMTTTGLNVFPQMDHGGLRIHHYRASYGFRIRIRDISQGPGLIESISSAAGDALRLGGFHLTASDPEAARTEAAVLAVGDARQRAARIAEAASVRLGRVLSITEGQGLVFSRPRAMMAHAAPMPGGPPLEAGSEAVTVQATVTFEIAQ; from the coding sequence GTGGCGCAGAACGACATTCCGCAGAACGTCATCGTGGTTGAAGGCCGTGGCACGGTCGAGATTTCTCCCGACCTAGCGGTTCTTCACGTGAATCTGGAGGCGGACGCGGACAGCGCCGGCGAGGCACTGAGCATTGTCTCGGACAGATCAACATCAGTTCTGTCGGCCGTCCGACAGCATGAGATCGACGATACGGACATGACCACAACCGGCTTGAATGTGTTCCCTCAGATGGACCATGGTGGCCTGCGTATCCACCATTACAGAGCTTCCTACGGGTTCCGAATTCGTATTCGTGACATCAGCCAGGGTCCCGGACTGATCGAGTCGATCAGCTCCGCTGCCGGAGACGCCCTTCGATTGGGTGGCTTCCACCTGACGGCGTCAGATCCCGAAGCGGCTCGAACAGAGGCCGCTGTACTTGCCGTAGGAGACGCGAGGCAGCGGGCGGCCCGGATCGCCGAAGCGGCCAGCGTCCGCCTCGGTCGGGTTCTCTCAATCACTGAGGGCCAGGGGTTGGTTTTTTCCCGCCCGAGGGCGATGATGGCTCATGCGGCGCCGATGCCAGGGGGACCGCCTTTAGAAGCCGGGTCGGAAGCAGTGACCGTACAGGCGACTGTCACATTCGAGATTGCGCAGTAG
- a CDS encoding SDR family oxidoreductase, whose translation MAGKRALVTGASKGIGLTVARTLAAEGVYVVAGSRETSPELKELVGNGQAIDIQVDLASETGPGNLVEAALDAGPIDIVINNAGAVTPRTGGSGSVTDEEWLYSLNLTLMAAVRVSRAAVPHLIERGRGTIVNTASVNASLPDPLVIDYSAAKAALVNYSKALSKELGPHGIRVNTVSPGPVTTDLWLGNEGVAASLSTSRGGKPSVYEDNAVRDTATHRFTSAQEVADLIVFLASDRSGNITGADYIIDGGLTQSL comes from the coding sequence ATGGCCGGAAAACGAGCCCTAGTTACAGGAGCCAGCAAAGGTATCGGCTTAACAGTGGCACGCACTCTTGCCGCCGAGGGGGTTTACGTCGTCGCCGGATCGCGCGAAACCTCGCCCGAACTCAAGGAACTCGTCGGAAATGGGCAGGCGATAGACATTCAGGTTGACCTGGCCTCGGAGACGGGTCCCGGCAACCTCGTCGAAGCCGCGCTCGATGCAGGGCCGATCGACATTGTCATTAACAACGCCGGAGCCGTGACGCCCAGGACTGGGGGATCGGGATCAGTGACCGACGAAGAATGGTTGTACTCGCTCAACCTCACACTCATGGCAGCCGTTCGTGTCTCTCGCGCAGCGGTGCCCCACCTGATCGAAAGGGGCCGTGGGACAATCGTAAACACCGCATCGGTGAACGCGTCCCTCCCGGACCCTCTCGTCATCGACTACAGCGCTGCGAAAGCCGCTCTAGTCAACTACTCCAAAGCACTCTCAAAGGAACTCGGTCCACACGGCATACGTGTCAACACCGTAAGCCCCGGCCCGGTCACGACAGATCTATGGCTAGGTAACGAGGGCGTCGCCGCATCATTGTCAACTTCCCGAGGGGGGAAGCCCTCGGTCTACGAAGACAACGCCGTCCGCGACACAGCCACCCACAGGTTCACCAGCGCACAGGAAGTAGCCGACCTCATCGTGTTCCTGGCAAGCGACCGAAGCGGCAACATCACAGGAGCCGACTACATAATCGACGGAGGCCTGACCCAGAGCCTTTGA
- a CDS encoding BTAD domain-containing putative transcriptional regulator — MDIRLLGSLELVDDSGTDIALSGAKLRGLLALLALRPGQVVSTDRLVEDLWGEDPPSGAVNSLQVLVSKLRKVLPAGAVGTKSPGYLLDVDAETVDLGRFARLTARGRDALLAGDAEKASSLFSEALALWRGEALAEFVYDEFALAEIARLTEERQSVLEDRVDADLACGRHSELIGELEEAVSAEPLRERRRAQLMLALYRSGRQADALRQFQDARKVLGEELGLDPGAELRRLESAMLAQDPSLDPPPRPSVQLMLSRRRGSDLPVPLTPTIGRDDDLVDLDRAVRANRLVTVVGPGGVGKTRLAIEAARSLRDGFEHGVWLVELARTAPGESAIPAVITTLGVPDPPGGAASRDGGVSRLAEFFSSKDALLVLDNCEHVIESAATLAEKLLRECDHLKILATSREHLGVPGEHLWLAQPLATDAAVALFAQRASAANPGFALTDDIELTVEDICGRVDGLPLAIELAAARVRAFPVTQIAARLDDRFALLSGGARTALARQQNLRAVVDWSYDLLFEDERRLFERMSVFAGGCDVDAAVGVCADDQLPASDVPDLLARLVDKSVLVADSTGLTARFSMLQTLAEYGSERLEASGEAGAVRERHREWFAGVAGRSLEAYNGKDHLGWVRAVGTEMDNLRSALGSAVDSDDAESALLISGGLGWYWQQSGYVSEGVRWFDKAFGCGGTATAAARCWALGWRKVLCRHAGLSDPGPAGDELVAVAAESDDPEWVGWMQVLLANLALSRGDVGGTTEWFESARAIFAALDRPSGDANVAFLDAIVALLAGDHEASEQNWARLAALARGTGSITAEAAANVALSNFAESRGDYQRATELLQASMRMTAEMGFHARDVTSVVRLANLAGLMGDSDRASALFDEADRVAEDDAFGLVVARALTGLTVRHRHSGRLELAEDAAGRALVLYRAAGFDPGVIGSLCVLGYINEIQGHAAQADKLHREALVAARKLGDPSCHAVCIEGLAGLALLEQDARRSASLLGAASHLRSVPGVPPGALAELSGMLLMISSGMLDDRFDAERIEAEARKRLGDQEFEEAFAAGAEADVEALTRSS; from the coding sequence GTGGATATCCGCCTTCTGGGCTCCCTCGAGTTGGTCGATGATTCAGGGACGGACATCGCCCTGTCCGGTGCCAAGCTTCGGGGGCTCCTGGCACTGCTTGCATTGCGTCCCGGACAGGTGGTGTCCACCGATCGGCTCGTGGAGGATCTCTGGGGGGAGGATCCACCGTCGGGGGCCGTCAACTCACTGCAGGTGCTGGTGTCGAAGCTGCGGAAGGTTCTGCCCGCTGGCGCGGTGGGGACCAAGTCGCCGGGCTATCTGCTGGACGTGGATGCCGAGACCGTCGACCTCGGGCGGTTCGCGCGGTTGACGGCGAGGGGTCGCGACGCGTTGTTGGCGGGGGATGCCGAGAAGGCATCGAGTCTGTTCAGTGAGGCTCTGGCGTTGTGGCGGGGCGAGGCACTAGCGGAGTTCGTATACGACGAGTTCGCTCTGGCGGAGATCGCGCGCCTGACCGAGGAGCGGCAGTCGGTCCTTGAGGATCGTGTCGACGCCGACCTCGCTTGTGGCCGTCATAGCGAACTCATTGGTGAGTTGGAAGAAGCGGTGAGCGCCGAGCCGCTTCGGGAGCGGCGGAGAGCTCAGCTGATGCTGGCGCTGTACCGGTCAGGCCGTCAGGCCGACGCGCTGCGACAGTTCCAGGACGCCCGCAAGGTCCTGGGCGAAGAGCTCGGACTCGATCCCGGAGCGGAGTTGCGTCGCTTGGAGTCGGCCATGCTGGCCCAAGACCCGAGTCTGGATCCGCCCCCGCGGCCCAGTGTGCAGCTGATGCTTTCGCGCCGTCGCGGAAGCGATCTCCCCGTGCCGCTCACGCCGACGATCGGACGCGATGACGATCTCGTCGACCTCGACCGGGCCGTAAGAGCCAACCGATTGGTGACGGTCGTCGGGCCGGGAGGCGTCGGGAAGACCCGGCTGGCGATCGAAGCGGCGCGGTCGTTGCGGGACGGCTTCGAGCATGGCGTGTGGCTGGTCGAGCTGGCCCGGACCGCGCCCGGCGAGTCAGCGATACCCGCGGTGATCACGACGTTGGGTGTTCCAGATCCGCCGGGCGGGGCGGCGAGTCGTGACGGAGGCGTTAGCCGATTAGCTGAGTTCTTCTCGTCCAAGGACGCACTACTGGTTCTGGACAACTGCGAGCACGTGATCGAATCAGCCGCGACTTTGGCTGAGAAGCTTCTCCGTGAGTGCGATCACTTGAAGATCCTCGCAACCAGCAGGGAGCACCTCGGGGTACCTGGGGAGCATCTTTGGCTGGCCCAACCGCTCGCAACCGACGCCGCGGTCGCTCTTTTTGCCCAAAGAGCAAGCGCGGCCAATCCCGGCTTCGCTTTGACAGATGACATCGAACTCACCGTGGAAGATATCTGCGGACGGGTCGATGGCTTGCCACTCGCCATCGAGCTGGCGGCGGCTCGGGTTCGGGCCTTCCCGGTGACCCAGATAGCAGCGCGCCTCGACGACCGGTTCGCGTTATTGAGTGGAGGAGCCCGGACCGCACTGGCGCGACAGCAGAACCTGCGAGCGGTCGTCGACTGGAGCTACGACCTGCTTTTCGAGGACGAACGACGCCTCTTCGAACGGATGTCGGTTTTCGCCGGAGGCTGCGATGTCGATGCCGCCGTCGGCGTGTGCGCCGATGACCAGCTTCCGGCCTCAGATGTGCCGGACCTGCTGGCCCGGTTGGTGGACAAGTCGGTCCTGGTCGCGGACAGTACTGGGCTGACGGCCCGGTTCTCGATGCTGCAGACATTGGCCGAGTACGGCTCGGAACGCCTCGAGGCCAGCGGTGAAGCCGGAGCAGTGCGCGAAAGGCATCGGGAATGGTTCGCTGGGGTCGCTGGGCGGTCGCTCGAGGCGTACAACGGGAAGGATCATCTCGGCTGGGTCCGGGCGGTAGGGACCGAGATGGACAACCTGCGCAGCGCCCTGGGGTCCGCGGTCGATTCCGACGATGCCGAGTCGGCCCTGCTCATCTCCGGCGGGCTGGGTTGGTATTGGCAGCAAAGCGGATATGTGTCGGAAGGTGTTCGCTGGTTCGACAAGGCCTTCGGATGCGGCGGCACAGCGACAGCGGCCGCACGGTGCTGGGCACTTGGATGGCGGAAGGTCCTATGTCGTCACGCCGGTTTGTCGGATCCCGGCCCCGCGGGCGATGAGCTGGTTGCCGTAGCCGCCGAGTCCGACGATCCAGAATGGGTCGGCTGGATGCAGGTATTGCTGGCCAATCTGGCTCTGAGTCGAGGAGACGTAGGAGGCACGACCGAGTGGTTCGAATCCGCACGCGCCATCTTCGCTGCCCTGGACCGCCCTTCAGGCGATGCGAACGTCGCCTTCCTCGACGCGATCGTGGCGTTGCTCGCCGGTGACCACGAGGCCTCTGAGCAGAACTGGGCCCGGCTCGCAGCGCTAGCGCGGGGCACCGGGTCGATCACAGCAGAGGCCGCGGCCAATGTGGCGCTTAGCAACTTCGCCGAGTCCCGCGGCGACTACCAACGCGCTACCGAACTGCTGCAGGCGTCGATGCGGATGACCGCCGAGATGGGATTTCACGCCCGGGATGTCACATCCGTGGTTCGTCTCGCCAACCTCGCCGGGCTGATGGGTGACTCGGACCGGGCGTCGGCCCTGTTTGACGAGGCGGATCGAGTCGCGGAGGACGACGCGTTCGGCCTTGTAGTGGCCCGGGCTCTGACCGGCTTGACTGTACGGCACCGCCATTCGGGGCGGCTCGAACTCGCGGAGGACGCTGCCGGCAGGGCCTTGGTGCTCTATCGGGCGGCGGGCTTCGATCCAGGCGTAATTGGTTCTCTGTGCGTGTTGGGCTACATCAACGAGATTCAAGGCCATGCGGCCCAGGCTGACAAACTCCACAGGGAGGCTCTCGTTGCGGCGCGGAAACTCGGCGACCCGAGCTGTCACGCGGTGTGCATAGAGGGTCTCGCCGGTCTCGCGCTACTAGAGCAAGACGCCCGCCGTAGTGCGTCATTGCTCGGCGCTGCCTCCCACCTTCGCAGCGTCCCGGGTGTACCTCCAGGCGCTCTGGCCGAGCTGTCGGGCATGCTTCTTATGATCAGCTCCGGAATGCTCGACGATCGTTTCGACGCGGAGCGGATCGAGGCCGAGGCACGCAAGCGGTTGGGAGATCAAGAGTTCGAGGAGGCCTTCGCCGCCGGCGCAGAGGCCGATGTCGAGGCCCTTACGCGAAGCAGCTGA
- a CDS encoding maleylpyruvate isomerase family mycothiol-dependent enzyme produces MSTDLSVDLQTALETIASAGSALTKAGRDGPNAVVAWCPNWTVGSVLSHVGCVHEWVTGMVRSAAVESQPFPPVPEFTDAALADWADERRHELTGALGEADPDQPMWAFGFQLPTRFWFRRQAHETAVHAVDATAAAGAAWQIPGDVADDGLAEFLTVFLPFQWQRRPPTWGAGRSIHFHRTDGDGERVLTIGPSPEVRPGHGKGDLAVRGTGHDLLLWVLNRPASVELIGDEELAAAWAQHVRF; encoded by the coding sequence GTGAGCACTGATCTTTCCGTCGATCTCCAAACTGCCTTAGAGACAATCGCCTCTGCGGGCTCCGCTCTCACTAAGGCCGGGCGGGATGGTCCGAACGCGGTGGTGGCCTGGTGTCCAAACTGGACCGTCGGTTCGGTGCTGTCGCATGTTGGCTGCGTTCACGAATGGGTCACCGGCATGGTCCGAAGTGCCGCGGTGGAGAGCCAGCCGTTCCCCCCGGTGCCCGAGTTCACCGATGCTGCGCTAGCAGACTGGGCGGACGAGCGTCGGCACGAGTTGACCGGAGCGTTGGGCGAGGCCGACCCCGACCAACCGATGTGGGCCTTCGGGTTCCAGCTACCCACCCGCTTCTGGTTCCGACGGCAAGCGCACGAGACAGCGGTGCACGCGGTGGACGCGACGGCTGCAGCAGGCGCGGCCTGGCAAATACCTGGCGATGTAGCAGACGACGGGCTCGCGGAGTTTCTGACCGTGTTCCTGCCATTCCAGTGGCAGCGGCGCCCGCCCACTTGGGGAGCGGGGCGTTCCATACATTTCCATAGGACTGACGGGGACGGCGAGCGAGTCTTGACCATCGGGCCTTCGCCAGAGGTCCGACCGGGACACGGCAAAGGTGATCTGGCGGTGCGAGGAACCGGCCATGACTTACTGCTGTGGGTCCTCAACCGTCCCGCGTCCGTCGAACTGATCGGCGACGAGGAGTTGGCCGCCGCATGGGCCCAGCACGTCCGGTTCTAA
- a CDS encoding MFS transporter, which yields MSLAEAADQGCSRRRVRQLASARVVSSSGSQAAQIALIYQIYAITRSGAWVAAALFGCISLAGLLGPISGWIADRFDRRRVMVFSELTAGAAYLGLVFAHDPAVLLTGALAATIAGSPFRAASAAAVPNLVEVGDLPWANAQLEAAFNVALVAGPLLGGALVAASGAGLVYGLNAASFAGSGILIALTRGSFGGGHANALALERAGKHLFAGYRFIATNKRLAPLAAASALAYGSFGAALVIDPALTRYFHAGSIGYGLLTALWGAGAVIGALLAGRLVTVSNAHRAVVWGIAAMGISLGSIIVLPDFPLIVGAGAIGGAGSGFVFIPWLLLLQRHSSEAIRGRVVAAAEGFDQVAFLIGMVIAVPIISWANPHHAYAIAGVLLAAATAITAVFGSTREVTEPTLERAGADE from the coding sequence GTGTCGCTCGCTGAGGCGGCTGATCAAGGGTGTTCGCGCCGCCGCGTCCGGCAGCTCGCCAGCGCTCGGGTTGTGTCCTCGAGTGGGTCCCAGGCGGCCCAGATCGCGCTGATCTACCAGATATACGCCATCACCCGATCCGGAGCATGGGTCGCGGCAGCCCTCTTCGGGTGCATCAGCCTGGCTGGTCTGCTCGGTCCCATCTCAGGTTGGATTGCGGACCGCTTCGACCGCCGCAGAGTCATGGTCTTCTCTGAGCTCACCGCCGGCGCCGCCTACCTAGGCCTGGTGTTCGCTCACGATCCCGCCGTGCTGCTCACCGGAGCGTTGGCTGCGACCATTGCCGGCTCACCATTCCGGGCGGCATCAGCGGCCGCTGTTCCGAACCTGGTGGAGGTCGGGGATCTGCCCTGGGCGAATGCCCAGCTCGAAGCGGCATTCAACGTCGCCCTCGTGGCAGGCCCTCTGCTCGGTGGCGCTTTGGTGGCCGCTTCCGGCGCCGGTCTGGTCTACGGTCTCAACGCCGCGAGTTTCGCGGGCTCCGGAATCCTGATAGCCCTCACGCGCGGTTCCTTCGGCGGAGGTCACGCGAACGCATTAGCTCTAGAGCGCGCTGGGAAGCATCTCTTTGCCGGATACAGGTTTATCGCTACCAACAAGCGGCTCGCTCCCCTGGCGGCTGCCAGCGCCCTCGCATACGGGTCCTTCGGCGCTGCTCTGGTGATCGACCCTGCCCTGACGCGATACTTCCACGCCGGCTCCATCGGCTACGGCCTGCTTACTGCGCTTTGGGGTGCCGGCGCAGTGATCGGCGCCCTCCTCGCCGGCCGGTTGGTAACCGTCAGCAACGCCCACCGCGCCGTCGTGTGGGGAATCGCGGCCATGGGCATCTCCCTCGGCAGCATCATCGTCCTGCCGGACTTTCCGCTTATCGTCGGGGCCGGAGCGATCGGGGGCGCCGGTAGCGGGTTCGTGTTCATCCCATGGCTGCTTCTACTCCAGCGCCACTCCAGCGAAGCCATACGAGGAAGAGTCGTCGCCGCCGCCGAAGGGTTCGATCAAGTCGCCTTCCTAATCGGCATGGTCATAGCCGTGCCGATCATCTCCTGGGCCAACCCACACCACGCTTACGCCATCGCCGGTGTGCTGCTCGCAGCTGCAACCGCCATCACCGCCGTGTTCGGTTCGACCCGGGAAGTCACAGAACCCACTCTCGAGCGAGCTGGAGCGGATGAGTGA